The Verrucomicrobiia bacterium genomic sequence GTCGTATTCACGGATGGTAACGCGAATAATCAAGAGATCATTCCGGCGGTGGCGAAGTTGTGGTTGGAGCGCTGGAAGTAAAAAGGTGGCATTGCTAAAGAAGTCGAATTGAGTCATTGTTCTTCTATGGAACGGATTACCATTAATCCTGCACAATGCGGCGGACGGCCATGTGTTCGCGGCATGCGTATCCGTGTGGTGGACGTGCTCGACCTGCTGGCGAATGGTTTAAGTGCAGCGCAAGTAGTGGAGGAATTGCCCGATCTGGAATTGGAAGACGTGCAGGCTTGTCTCTAATACGCCAGCCGTAAATTAAATCACCCTGTCCTGACCGGCGCATGATCTGGGTGGATGCGCAATTGTCCCCGGCACTGGCCCCATGGATTCAACCCGAACTGGGCGAACCTGCCAAATCTCTACGGGATGTGGGATTGCGCGACGCCGAAGACAGTGAAATCTTTTCTGCTGCACGTGAAGCAAATGCCATCGTATTGAGCAAAGATTCCGATTTCGTGGAATTGGTTGAGCGATATGGCCCACCGCCTTCAGTCATCTGGTTGACCTGTGGAAATACCAGCAATGCCGCGATGAAAATCATCCTTCGGCATTCTCTAGAGCGTTTTAAATAAAACTGTAGCCTTTTCTGAGGGTGGAAGGTAAGAGGAAGAGGTGAAGACGATTTCGTTGGATTTGCGGGAGCGGATACTTGTGGCTTATGACGCTGGCGAAGGTTCCCGTGAAGCGGTGGCGCA encodes the following:
- a CDS encoding DUF433 domain-containing protein, with amino-acid sequence MERITINPAQCGGRPCVRGMRIRVVDVLDLLANGLSAAQVVEELPDLELEDVQACL
- a CDS encoding DUF5615 family PIN-like protein; the encoded protein is MIWVDAQLSPALAPWIQPELGEPAKSLRDVGLRDAEDSEIFSAAREANAIVLSKDSDFVELVERYGPPPSVIWLTCGNTSNAAMKIILRHSLERFK